From the genome of Azospirillum sp. TSA2s, one region includes:
- a CDS encoding LysR family transcriptional regulator — MNATALRYFLEVARTGSIADASARLHVASSAISRQIAHLEADLGVELFERRPRGMVPSYAGDLLARHAQRVFLEEEAIVTELKRLRGLASGRVRVAATEGFGMSLIPAAIRSFRDRHPGIRIELRIVAPAAVTRMVREGEVDIGATFSFAPEPGVRAMGEGRAPVLAVMARDHPLAGRPVLSLAQLARESIALPEKDTTVRQLFDIACGLAGVVIEPVLVSNYIAGLWAFAAEGGGITIASPFTVHASTVGHPVASVPIDSPTLDQRYYQIQTMLGRHLPEAVYAFATHLTGIIKRMDRGAEPPLPSAGQEELS, encoded by the coding sequence ATGAACGCCACCGCGCTCCGTTATTTCCTTGAGGTCGCCCGCACCGGCTCGATCGCCGACGCCTCGGCGCGGCTGCATGTCGCCTCCTCCGCCATCAGCCGGCAGATCGCCCATCTCGAAGCCGATCTCGGCGTCGAATTGTTCGAACGCCGGCCGCGCGGCATGGTGCCGAGCTATGCCGGCGACCTGCTCGCCCGCCATGCCCAACGGGTGTTCCTTGAGGAAGAAGCCATCGTGACCGAGCTGAAGCGGTTGCGCGGGCTGGCCAGCGGACGGGTGCGTGTCGCCGCGACCGAGGGGTTCGGCATGAGCCTGATCCCGGCGGCCATCCGCAGCTTCCGCGACCGCCATCCCGGCATCCGCATCGAACTGCGCATCGTCGCGCCGGCCGCCGTCACCCGCATGGTGCGGGAGGGGGAGGTCGATATCGGCGCCACCTTCTCCTTCGCCCCCGAACCAGGGGTCAGGGCGATGGGGGAAGGCCGCGCGCCGGTCCTGGCGGTGATGGCGAGGGACCACCCGCTGGCTGGCCGGCCAGTCCTGTCGCTGGCCCAGCTGGCCCGTGAATCGATCGCGCTGCCGGAAAAGGACACGACGGTGCGGCAACTGTTCGACATCGCCTGCGGACTGGCCGGGGTGGTGATCGAACCGGTGCTGGTTTCAAACTACATCGCCGGGCTGTGGGCCTTCGCCGCGGAAGGCGGCGGCATCACCATCGCCAGCCCCTTCACCGTCCATGCCAGCACGGTCGGCCATCCCGTGGCGTCGGTCCCGATCGACTCGCCCACCCTCGACCAGCGCTACTACCAGATCCAGACCATGCTCGGCCGCCATCTGCCGGAGGCGGTGTATGCCTTCGCAACGCATTTAACCGGCATCATCAAGCGCATGGACCGCGGCGCCGAACCGCCGCTGCCATCCGCCGGGCAGGAGGAGCTGTCTTAG